One stretch of Heterodontus francisci isolate sHetFra1 chromosome 22, sHetFra1.hap1, whole genome shotgun sequence DNA includes these proteins:
- the LOC137381284 gene encoding zinc finger protein 623-like: protein MEKPWKCVECGKGFNCPSLLETHRRSHTGERPFTCSVCEQGFTCSSHLRTHQRIHTGERLFTCSVCGKRFTRSYCLLRHQLVHSDERGFVCSECEKSFKSKSDLLTHQRTHTGERPFTCSVCGKGFIRSSHLLRHQLVHSDKRCFVCSECEKSFKSKSDLLTHQRIHTGERPFTCSVCGKGFAQSSNLLTHQRIHTGETPFTCSECGKGFTRSSLLLTHQRFHAGERLFSCSMCGKRFTQPSDLLRHQRIHTGARPFICSVCGKGFAQSSNLLTHQRIHTGERPFTCCVCGKGFAQSSNLLTHQRVHTGERPLTCSDCGKGFTD, encoded by the coding sequence atggagaaaccatggaaatgtgtggaatgtgggaagggattcaattgccCATCCCTGCTGGAAACTCAtcggcgcagtcacactggggagaggccattcacttgctctgTGTGTGAGCAGGGATTCACTTGTTCATCACACCTGcggacacaccagcgaattcacactggtgagaggctgttcacttgctctgtgtgtgggaagagattcactcggtcATACTGTCTGCtgagacaccaacttgttcactctgATGAGAGAGGTTTTGTATGTTCTGAATGTGAGAAAAGCTTTAAAAGCAAAAGTGATCTGCTaacacaccaacgcactcacactggggagaggccattcacctgctctgtgtgtggcaaGGGATTCATTCGGTCGTCCCATCTCCtgagacaccaacttgttcactctgATAAGAGATGTTTTGTATGTTCTGAATGTGAGAAAAGCTTTAAAAGCAAAAGTGATCTGCTAACACACcaacgcattcacactggggagaggccattcacctgctctgtgtgtggcaaGGGATTCgcacagtcatccaacctgctgacacaccagcgcattcacactggggagacaccgttcacctgctctgagtgtggaaagggattcactcggtcatcactCCTGTTGACGCACCAGCGATTTCACGCGGGGGAGAGGCTGTTtagctgctccatgtgtgggaaaagattcactcagccatccgacctgctgagacaccaacgcattcacactggggcgaggccattcatctgctcagtgtgtgggaagggatttgctcagtcatccaacctgctgacacaccagcgcattcacactggggagaggccattcacttgctgtgtgtgtgggaagggatttgctcagtcatccaacctactgacacaccagcgagttcacactggggagaggccattaacCTGCtccgactgtgggaagggattcactgattAA